TCGATCATTCCAGCGACTAAACTTGCTAATATCTGCGCTTCAGAGGTAATTCCTCCGGTAATAGAAATGGTCGAGTCATCAGAGTTAGAAGCTAGTCCAGGCAAAGAACAGCCTGACAATAATAAGATGCTACAAAATGTGATGAGGAACAATTTTAATTTTTGTTTCATGCTTATTCCGCCTCCCTTAATGCTTTAGGCGTTAATTTTTTCTCCAACAGCCCAAGTAATAAGTCTGCTGCTAAAGCCAAAATAGTAACAGGGATCGTTCCAGCAAAAATTAAATCTGGCTGATAATTGTTTAACCCACTAAAGATAAAGTCGCCAAGTCCGCCGGCACCAATATAAGAGGCCAACGTTGCCCAAGCAATAACATAGACTGCTGCTAGTCGAATCCCAGCCATGATCGTTGGCATTGCAATAGGCAATTCTACCATGAAAATCGACTGGACATTAGTCATCCCCATTCCTTTGGCAGCATCTTTATAATCAGGACTAACTTCTTTGATCCCAATATACGTATTTCGTAAAATAGGTAACAATGAGTAGATAAACAATGCGATGATTGCTGGAATTTTTCCAACACCAAAAATTGGAATCATCAACGCAAGTAATGCCAGAGAAGGAACGGTTTGTAACGCACTAGTTAAACCAATGACAATGGCCGCTGTTCGTTTGGTTCTTGTCAATAAAATACCGATCGGGACGGCAAACAAAATCCCTAAAATGAGTGCTACAC
The Enterococcus silesiacus DNA segment above includes these coding regions:
- a CDS encoding choline ABC transporter permease; its protein translation is MNQFLLERGNELVTKIGEHIFISGVALILGILFAVPIGILLTRTKRTAAIVIGLTSALQTVPSLALLALMIPIFGVGKIPAIIALFIYSLLPILRNTYIGIKEVSPDYKDAAKGMGMTNVQSIFMVELPIAMPTIMAGIRLAAVYVIAWATLASYIGAGGLGDFIFSGLNNYQPDLIFAGTIPVTILALAADLLLGLLEKKLTPKALREAE